CGAAGACGACCAGACCGAGGCGATCGTGCTAGTGGGCGAAATTGGGGGCAACAGTGAAGAAGAAGCAGCCCGCTACATCGTCGAGGCGATCGATAAACCCGTAATCGCCTACATTGCCGGACGCACCGCGCCCAAGAATCATCGCATGGGCCACGCTGGGGCTATCATTGCCTCCCTGGTGGCGGGCTGGGGCAGCGAAATCGGCACACCTGACAGCAAAGTAACCGCCTTCCAAAAAGCAGGCGTTCCCGTTGCCGATCGCCCGTCCGATATTCCCAGCTTGCTAAAACAGGCCTTGCGGATTTGAGGGACGCACTTCAGATTCTAGGCAGGGTCTTAAAACTTCCTGGGTCACTGATTGCCCTGAGTCGATCCCCCTTAAATCCCCCTTAGTAAGGGGGACTTCCGGAGCATCTCAGCCCGGTTTCCCCGTTTTCAGGGGCCCTAGATTCGGCAGGTTGGGTTCAGCGGGCTGATTCCGGTCAGCGGCAGGGCGGGCATCAGCCAAAGGTCGCCCCGTTCCAGCCCCAGAGATAGCCCTTGGCCTCAGAAAACTCAATATAGGTGCGGTTTCCAGGCACGCCCAGCGTCGCACTGATAATCTGGCAAAACTCCTGGCTCATGGACTTGGTTTGGGCGGGGTTAAAGGAACCCACACTTTTCACTTCCACATAGCAAACCGGATCGAGCGTGCCCCCAAAGGTCATGGGCACATCCGACTCAAACGCAGTCATTACATAGGATTCGGGCTTGCCTGTGTGCTTTGCCAGACTGTCTGACAGGGTCTTCAACAGTTCTTCCACTTCGGTCAACGTAGGACAAGACACGGAGGTTTGGATCTTGATCAAGGGCATGGCAGTTACGCTGTGGCAGTTCTAAAGGGCAAGCTGGGTTCAGACTTTCGACAAGGACGTTCGACAAGCTCAATGAC
The Thermoleptolyngbya sichuanensis A183 DNA segment above includes these coding regions:
- a CDS encoding phenylpyruvate tautomerase MIF-related protein; translated protein: MPLIKIQTSVSCPTLTEVEELLKTLSDSLAKHTGKPESYVMTAFESDVPMTFGGTLDPVCYVEVKSVGSFNPAQTKSMSQEFCQIISATLGVPGNRTYIEFSEAKGYLWGWNGATFG